One window of the Manihot esculenta cultivar AM560-2 chromosome 14, M.esculenta_v8, whole genome shotgun sequence genome contains the following:
- the LOC110600296 gene encoding 21 kDa protein — protein MESFSLITISIALFCIANSWAARYQPREESSDDFIRSSCEVTRYPELCYKTLSAYSSTIQNDPLQLANAALNISLESAESTSNIVANMLKAHNVGPKEAGAIRDCVENVKDSIDELKQSLVAMKNLEGPDFEMIMRNIQTWVSAALTDEDTCLDGFEGNFMNGKVKNSIRSHIKKVAQLTSNALALVNKLVN, from the coding sequence ATGGAATCCTTTTCTTTGATCACCATCTCTATAGCTCTCTTTTGCATTGCAAATTCATGGGCAGCAAGATATCAACCCAGAGAAGAGTCAAGCGATGATTTTATTAGAAGTTCATGTGAGGTTACGAGGTATCCAGAGCTTTGTTACAAAACTCTCTCAGCTTATTCAAGTACCATCCAGAATGATCCTTTACAACTAGCCAATGCAGCTCTCAATATCTCCCTGGAAAGTGCTGAATCCACCTCAAACATTGTGGCAAACATGCTGAAAGCGCACAACGTAGGGCCTAAAGAAGCCGGAGCCATAAGAGACTGTGTGGAGAACGTGAAAGATTCAATTGATGAACTCAAGCAATCTTTGGTGGCGATGAAGAATCTGGAAGGCCCTGATTTTGAGATGATAATGAGAAATATACAGACATGGGTAAGTGCTGCATTGACGGATGAAGATActtgtttggatggttttgaagGGAATTTTATGAATGGGAAAGTTAAGAACAGTATAAGGAGCCACATTAAAAAAGTTGCTCAGCTAACTAGCAATGCATTAGCTCTCGTTAATAAGCTTGTTAATTAA
- the LOC110599991 gene encoding 21 kDa protein has product MASLFPLSSLSAKLASKFSSSQRDMAGFPSTSFVKFFIILLAISFHIKTLSAARALSHPKTNTEFIKTSCSTTTYPRLCYSSLSVEASKIQSSPKLLATAALNVTLAHARSTSTSMKKLSHTHGMKPTEVAAMQDCVEELSDTVDELRKSIDEMGKAKGSDTQLMINDIQTWVSAALTDETTCTDGFAENSMDGNVKSEVRKNILNIAHLTSNALSLINNYASLHG; this is encoded by the coding sequence ATGGCGAGCCTTTTCCCATTATCTTCATTATCAGCCAAATTAGCTTCAAAGTTCTCAAGTAGCCAGAGAGACATGGCGGGTTTCCCCTCTACTTCTTTTGTTAAATTCTTCATCATTCTTCTTGCCATTAGTTTCCACATAAAAACTCTCTCAGCTGCAAGAGCTCTCAGTCACCCAAAAACCAACACAGAATTTATAAAAACATCTTGTAGTACAACTACTTATCCAAGACTATGCTATAGTTCCCTTTCCGTCGAAGCAAGCAAAATCCAAAGCAGCCCCAAGCTCCTAGCCACTGCAGCCCTCAACGTGACATTAGCACATGCAAGATCAACTTCCACCTCGATGAAAAAACTCTCTCACACGCATGGCATGAAGCCTACGGAAGTGGCAGCTATGCAAGACTGTGTGGAGGAGTTGAGTGACACAGTAGATGAGCTTAGGAAATCCATTGACGAAATGGGCAAGGCCAAAGGGTCCGACACTCAGCTCATGATTAACGACATACAAACATGGGTTAGTGCCGCCTTGACTGACGAGACTACTTGCACTGATGGGTTCGCTGAGAATTCCATGGACGGAAATGTGAAGAGTGAAGTTAGGAAAAATATTCTGAATATTGCACACTTGACTAGTAATGCATTGTCCCTGATCAACAATTACGCCTCTCTTCATGGTTAA
- the LOC110599992 gene encoding protein jagunal homolog 1 has protein sequence MQQRKTGRPSGTDGSDFSYRMVVDSRYTKVAKGKSRLYALILAQAAIQLIGLLYIVLSISKETSLNTLAISSPIIGLISLLIGELGRRRSRVSFLRVYIIMSSIAILISLTFAITSNSSLQVIWTLSNLERKKFEFIETILLVLGLIVHIVTVGTVISLIGNMSPPKKAC, from the exons ATGCAGCAGAGAAAAACAGGGAGGCCATCTGGAACCGATGGCTCTGATTTCTCGTATAGGATGGTCGTTGATTCCC gttATACAAAGGTAGCCAAAGGGAAGTCTCGTCTCTATGCACTGATCTTAGCTCAG GCTGCTATTCAATTGATAGGCCTGCTGTATATTGTTTTATCAATATCAAAGGAGACTAGTCTAAACACACTTGCTATTTCATCTCCTATCATTGGATTGATTTCTCTTCTCATTGGGGAATTAG GTCGAAGACGCAGTAGAGTAAGTTTCTTGAGAGTTTACATCATCATGTCATCAATTGCAATACTCATCTCTTTAACTTTTGCCATTACCAGCAATTCATCATTACAG GTTATATGGACCCTGAGTAACTTGGAAAGAaagaaatttgaatttattgaaaCTATTCTGCTTGTGCTCG GATTGATTGTGCATATAGTTACTGTTGGCACTGTAATTTCACTAATTGGTAATATGTCTCCTCCCAAAAAAGCTTGTTAA
- the LOC110599787 gene encoding endoglucanase 8 isoform X3 — translation MVSKVALLGLAAAMSVLMKVSSQNYGDALTKSILFFEGQRSGKIPSTQRVTWRKDSALLDGSSIGMDLVGGYYDAGDNIKFNFPMAFTTTMLAWSVLEFGPLMGSDLEHALEAIQWSTDYLLKSTSVPGTVVAQVGEPISDHNCWERPEDMDTPRTTYVVNQTHPGSELSAEIAAALAVSSLVFKTTQANYSNILLERASSVFDFADNFQGSYDGSVGQGVCPYYCDYNGYQDELLWGAAWLYKATNDGKYWDYILKNASNSASPFVYRRASVDSIGNNLSEFGWDSKEAGINILVSGWAINTPNEKPFTVNGDNFVCSILPESPTKSVTFSPGGLLFKSGGTNLQHATSLSFLLIAYARYLEKAKRGVSCGNVAVTPARIINFAKGQVDYILGKNPLGMSYMVGFGEKYPQRIHHRGSSIPSVDKHPGHIACHEGTSYFESKDPNPNLHVGAVVGGPDSNDQFSDDRTNAAQLEPTTYINAPLVGVLAYFKSLQSRSEITH, via the exons ATGGTGAGCAAAGTAGCGTTGTTAGGATTGGCGGCGGCGATGAGTGTCCTGATGAAAGTGTCCTCCCAAAACTATGGAGATGCATTGACCAAAAGCATTCTCTTCTTTGAAGGGCAGAGGTCAGGGAAGATACCTTCCACCCAAAGGGTTACTTGGAGGAAGGATTCTGCTCTTCTCGATGGCTCTTCTATTGGC ATGGATTTGGTTGGAGGTTACTATGATGCTGGAGACAACATCAAGTTCAATTTTCCAATGGCATTCACAACGACCATGCTTGCTTGGAGCGTACTAGAATTTGGTCCCCTCATGGGCTCAGACTTGGAACATGCTTTAGAGGCCATTCAATGGAGTACAGACTACTTGCTTAAGTCCACTAGCGTCCCTGGCACAGTGGTTGCTCAGGTAGGGGAACCCATCAGCGACCATAATTGCTGGGAGAGACCTGAAGATATGGACACTCCTAGAACCACTTACGTTGTTAATCAAACCCACCCCGGTTCTGAACTTTCTGCTGAGATTGCTGCTGCACTTGCTGTCTCTTCCTTGGTGTTCAAGACTACCCAGGCCAATTATTCTAATATCCTTCTCGAAAGAGCATCCTCG GTCTTCGATTTCGCCGATAATTTTCAAGGATCTTACGATGGCAGTGTTGGGCAGGGGGTGTGTCCATATTACTGCGATTACAATGGTTACCAG GATGAGTTGTTGTGGGGAGCAGCATGGCTGTACAAGGCAACTAACGATGGAAAATATTGGGATTATATTCTAAAGAACGCTAGCAACTCAGCATCCCCATTTGTATACAGACGAGCAAGTGTGGATTCCATCGGCAATAACTTGTCGGAGTTTGGATGGGACTCGAAAGAAGCTGGCATTAACATACTTGTTTCCGGG TGGGCGATAAACACTCCCAACGAAAAACCCTTCACTGTTAATGGGGACAATTTTGTGTGTTCTATATTGCCAGAATCGCCAACCAAATCCGTCACATTCTCTCCAGGTGGGCTCCTATTTAAATCTGGAGGAACCAACTTGCAACATGCAACCTCTCTATCCTTTCTTCTGATAGCTTACGCTCGCTATTTGGAGAAAGCTAAAAGAGGGGTTTCTTGTGGCAACGTGGCCGTTACTCCTGCCAGGATTATTAACTTCGCCAAAGGCCAG GTGGATTATATACTAGGAAAAAATCCATTAGGAATGTCGTACATGGTGGGATTCGGCGAAAAGTACCCTCAAAGAATTCACCACCGTGGCTCTTCCATACCCTCCGTCGATAAGCACCCTGGGCATATTGCATGTCATGAGGGAACGTCGTACTTCGAGAGCAAGGATCCAAATCCAAACTTGCATGTAGGGGCTGTTGTTGGAGGACCTGATAGTAATGACCAATTCTCTGATGATCGAACTAATGCTGCTCAATTAGAACCTACCACATACATCAATGCACCCCTTGTTGGAGTCTTAGCTTACTTCAAATCACTTCAATCCCGATCAGAAATTACCCATTGA
- the LOC110599787 gene encoding endoglucanase 8 isoform X1: MVSKVALLGLAAAMSVLMKVSSQNYGDALTKSILFFEGQRSGKIPSTQRVTWRKDSALLDGSSIGMDLVGGYYDAGDNIKFNFPMAFTTTMLAWSVLEFGPLMGSDLEHALEAIQWSTDYLLKSTSVPGTVVAQVGEPISDHNCWERPEDMDTPRTTYVVNQTHPGSELSAEIAAALAVSSLVFKTTQANYSNILLERASSVFDFADNFQGSYDGSVGQGVCPYYCDYNGYQDELLWGAAWLYKATNDGKYWDYILKNASNSASPFVYRRASVDSIGNNLSEFGWDSKEAGINILVSGVINNNQSVNTPNEKPFTVNGDNFVCSILPESPTKSVTFSPGGLLFKSGGTNLQHATSLSFLLIAYARYLEKAKRGVSCGNVAVTPARIINFAKGQVDYILGKNPLGMSYMVGFGEKYPQRIHHRGSSIPSVDKHPGHIACHEGTSYFESKDPNPNLHVGAVVGGPDSNDQFSDDRTNAAQLEPTTYINAPLVGVLAYFKSLQSRSEITH; the protein is encoded by the exons ATGGTGAGCAAAGTAGCGTTGTTAGGATTGGCGGCGGCGATGAGTGTCCTGATGAAAGTGTCCTCCCAAAACTATGGAGATGCATTGACCAAAAGCATTCTCTTCTTTGAAGGGCAGAGGTCAGGGAAGATACCTTCCACCCAAAGGGTTACTTGGAGGAAGGATTCTGCTCTTCTCGATGGCTCTTCTATTGGC ATGGATTTGGTTGGAGGTTACTATGATGCTGGAGACAACATCAAGTTCAATTTTCCAATGGCATTCACAACGACCATGCTTGCTTGGAGCGTACTAGAATTTGGTCCCCTCATGGGCTCAGACTTGGAACATGCTTTAGAGGCCATTCAATGGAGTACAGACTACTTGCTTAAGTCCACTAGCGTCCCTGGCACAGTGGTTGCTCAGGTAGGGGAACCCATCAGCGACCATAATTGCTGGGAGAGACCTGAAGATATGGACACTCCTAGAACCACTTACGTTGTTAATCAAACCCACCCCGGTTCTGAACTTTCTGCTGAGATTGCTGCTGCACTTGCTGTCTCTTCCTTGGTGTTCAAGACTACCCAGGCCAATTATTCTAATATCCTTCTCGAAAGAGCATCCTCG GTCTTCGATTTCGCCGATAATTTTCAAGGATCTTACGATGGCAGTGTTGGGCAGGGGGTGTGTCCATATTACTGCGATTACAATGGTTACCAG GATGAGTTGTTGTGGGGAGCAGCATGGCTGTACAAGGCAACTAACGATGGAAAATATTGGGATTATATTCTAAAGAACGCTAGCAACTCAGCATCCCCATTTGTATACAGACGAGCAAGTGTGGATTCCATCGGCAATAACTTGTCGGAGTTTGGATGGGACTCGAAAGAAGCTGGCATTAACATACTTGTTTCCGGGGTAATTAATAACAATCAATCAG TAAACACTCCCAACGAAAAACCCTTCACTGTTAATGGGGACAATTTTGTGTGTTCTATATTGCCAGAATCGCCAACCAAATCCGTCACATTCTCTCCAGGTGGGCTCCTATTTAAATCTGGAGGAACCAACTTGCAACATGCAACCTCTCTATCCTTTCTTCTGATAGCTTACGCTCGCTATTTGGAGAAAGCTAAAAGAGGGGTTTCTTGTGGCAACGTGGCCGTTACTCCTGCCAGGATTATTAACTTCGCCAAAGGCCAG GTGGATTATATACTAGGAAAAAATCCATTAGGAATGTCGTACATGGTGGGATTCGGCGAAAAGTACCCTCAAAGAATTCACCACCGTGGCTCTTCCATACCCTCCGTCGATAAGCACCCTGGGCATATTGCATGTCATGAGGGAACGTCGTACTTCGAGAGCAAGGATCCAAATCCAAACTTGCATGTAGGGGCTGTTGTTGGAGGACCTGATAGTAATGACCAATTCTCTGATGATCGAACTAATGCTGCTCAATTAGAACCTACCACATACATCAATGCACCCCTTGTTGGAGTCTTAGCTTACTTCAAATCACTTCAATCCCGATCAGAAATTACCCATTGA
- the LOC110599787 gene encoding endoglucanase 8 isoform X4, with the protein MVSKVALLGLAAAMSVLMKVSSQNYGDALTKSILFFEGQRSGKIPSTQRVTWRKDSALLDGSSIGMDLVGGYYDAGDNIKFNFPMAFTTTMLAWSVLEFGPLMGSDLEHALEAIQWSTDYLLKSTSVPGTVVAQVGEPISDHNCWERPEDMDTPRTTYVVNQTHPGSELSAEIAAALAVSSLVFKTTQANYSNILLERASSVFDFADNFQGSYDGSVGQGVCPYYCDYNGYQDELLWGAAWLYKATNDGKYWDYILKNASNSASPFVYRRASVDSIGNNLSEFGWDSKEAGINILVSGVINNNQSDPFTVNGDNFVCSILPESPTKSVTFSPGGLLFKSGGTNLQHATSLSFLLIAYARYLEKAKRGVSCGNVAVTPARIINFAKGQVDYILGKNPLGMSYMVGFGEKYPQRIHHRGSSIPSVDKHPGHIACHEGTSYFESKDPNPNLHVGAVVGGPDSNDQFSDDRTNAAQLEPTTYINAPLVGVLAYFKSLQSRSEITH; encoded by the exons ATGGTGAGCAAAGTAGCGTTGTTAGGATTGGCGGCGGCGATGAGTGTCCTGATGAAAGTGTCCTCCCAAAACTATGGAGATGCATTGACCAAAAGCATTCTCTTCTTTGAAGGGCAGAGGTCAGGGAAGATACCTTCCACCCAAAGGGTTACTTGGAGGAAGGATTCTGCTCTTCTCGATGGCTCTTCTATTGGC ATGGATTTGGTTGGAGGTTACTATGATGCTGGAGACAACATCAAGTTCAATTTTCCAATGGCATTCACAACGACCATGCTTGCTTGGAGCGTACTAGAATTTGGTCCCCTCATGGGCTCAGACTTGGAACATGCTTTAGAGGCCATTCAATGGAGTACAGACTACTTGCTTAAGTCCACTAGCGTCCCTGGCACAGTGGTTGCTCAGGTAGGGGAACCCATCAGCGACCATAATTGCTGGGAGAGACCTGAAGATATGGACACTCCTAGAACCACTTACGTTGTTAATCAAACCCACCCCGGTTCTGAACTTTCTGCTGAGATTGCTGCTGCACTTGCTGTCTCTTCCTTGGTGTTCAAGACTACCCAGGCCAATTATTCTAATATCCTTCTCGAAAGAGCATCCTCG GTCTTCGATTTCGCCGATAATTTTCAAGGATCTTACGATGGCAGTGTTGGGCAGGGGGTGTGTCCATATTACTGCGATTACAATGGTTACCAG GATGAGTTGTTGTGGGGAGCAGCATGGCTGTACAAGGCAACTAACGATGGAAAATATTGGGATTATATTCTAAAGAACGCTAGCAACTCAGCATCCCCATTTGTATACAGACGAGCAAGTGTGGATTCCATCGGCAATAACTTGTCGGAGTTTGGATGGGACTCGAAAGAAGCTGGCATTAACATACTTGTTTCCGGGGTAATTAATAACAATCAATCAGATC CCTTCACTGTTAATGGGGACAATTTTGTGTGTTCTATATTGCCAGAATCGCCAACCAAATCCGTCACATTCTCTCCAGGTGGGCTCCTATTTAAATCTGGAGGAACCAACTTGCAACATGCAACCTCTCTATCCTTTCTTCTGATAGCTTACGCTCGCTATTTGGAGAAAGCTAAAAGAGGGGTTTCTTGTGGCAACGTGGCCGTTACTCCTGCCAGGATTATTAACTTCGCCAAAGGCCAG GTGGATTATATACTAGGAAAAAATCCATTAGGAATGTCGTACATGGTGGGATTCGGCGAAAAGTACCCTCAAAGAATTCACCACCGTGGCTCTTCCATACCCTCCGTCGATAAGCACCCTGGGCATATTGCATGTCATGAGGGAACGTCGTACTTCGAGAGCAAGGATCCAAATCCAAACTTGCATGTAGGGGCTGTTGTTGGAGGACCTGATAGTAATGACCAATTCTCTGATGATCGAACTAATGCTGCTCAATTAGAACCTACCACATACATCAATGCACCCCTTGTTGGAGTCTTAGCTTACTTCAAATCACTTCAATCCCGATCAGAAATTACCCATTGA
- the LOC110599787 gene encoding endoglucanase 8 isoform X2: MVSKVALLGLAAAMSVLMKVSSQNYGDALTKSILFFEGQRSGKIPSTQRVTWRKDSALLDGSSIGMDLVGGYYDAGDNIKFNFPMAFTTTMLAWSVLEFGPLMGSDLEHALEAIQWSTDYLLKSTSVPGTVVAQVGEPISDHNCWERPEDMDTPRTTYVVNQTHPGSELSAEIAAALAVSSLVFKTTQANYSNILLERASSVFDFADNFQGSYDGSVGQGVCPYYCDYNGYQDELLWGAAWLYKATNDGKYWDYILKNASNSASPFVYRRASVDSIGNNLSEFGWDSKEAGINILVSGVINNNQSDHHKPFTVNGDNFVCSILPESPTKSVTFSPGGLLFKSGGTNLQHATSLSFLLIAYARYLEKAKRGVSCGNVAVTPARIINFAKGQVDYILGKNPLGMSYMVGFGEKYPQRIHHRGSSIPSVDKHPGHIACHEGTSYFESKDPNPNLHVGAVVGGPDSNDQFSDDRTNAAQLEPTTYINAPLVGVLAYFKSLQSRSEITH, encoded by the exons ATGGTGAGCAAAGTAGCGTTGTTAGGATTGGCGGCGGCGATGAGTGTCCTGATGAAAGTGTCCTCCCAAAACTATGGAGATGCATTGACCAAAAGCATTCTCTTCTTTGAAGGGCAGAGGTCAGGGAAGATACCTTCCACCCAAAGGGTTACTTGGAGGAAGGATTCTGCTCTTCTCGATGGCTCTTCTATTGGC ATGGATTTGGTTGGAGGTTACTATGATGCTGGAGACAACATCAAGTTCAATTTTCCAATGGCATTCACAACGACCATGCTTGCTTGGAGCGTACTAGAATTTGGTCCCCTCATGGGCTCAGACTTGGAACATGCTTTAGAGGCCATTCAATGGAGTACAGACTACTTGCTTAAGTCCACTAGCGTCCCTGGCACAGTGGTTGCTCAGGTAGGGGAACCCATCAGCGACCATAATTGCTGGGAGAGACCTGAAGATATGGACACTCCTAGAACCACTTACGTTGTTAATCAAACCCACCCCGGTTCTGAACTTTCTGCTGAGATTGCTGCTGCACTTGCTGTCTCTTCCTTGGTGTTCAAGACTACCCAGGCCAATTATTCTAATATCCTTCTCGAAAGAGCATCCTCG GTCTTCGATTTCGCCGATAATTTTCAAGGATCTTACGATGGCAGTGTTGGGCAGGGGGTGTGTCCATATTACTGCGATTACAATGGTTACCAG GATGAGTTGTTGTGGGGAGCAGCATGGCTGTACAAGGCAACTAACGATGGAAAATATTGGGATTATATTCTAAAGAACGCTAGCAACTCAGCATCCCCATTTGTATACAGACGAGCAAGTGTGGATTCCATCGGCAATAACTTGTCGGAGTTTGGATGGGACTCGAAAGAAGCTGGCATTAACATACTTGTTTCCGGGGTAATTAATAACAATCAATCAGATCATCAC AAACCCTTCACTGTTAATGGGGACAATTTTGTGTGTTCTATATTGCCAGAATCGCCAACCAAATCCGTCACATTCTCTCCAGGTGGGCTCCTATTTAAATCTGGAGGAACCAACTTGCAACATGCAACCTCTCTATCCTTTCTTCTGATAGCTTACGCTCGCTATTTGGAGAAAGCTAAAAGAGGGGTTTCTTGTGGCAACGTGGCCGTTACTCCTGCCAGGATTATTAACTTCGCCAAAGGCCAG GTGGATTATATACTAGGAAAAAATCCATTAGGAATGTCGTACATGGTGGGATTCGGCGAAAAGTACCCTCAAAGAATTCACCACCGTGGCTCTTCCATACCCTCCGTCGATAAGCACCCTGGGCATATTGCATGTCATGAGGGAACGTCGTACTTCGAGAGCAAGGATCCAAATCCAAACTTGCATGTAGGGGCTGTTGTTGGAGGACCTGATAGTAATGACCAATTCTCTGATGATCGAACTAATGCTGCTCAATTAGAACCTACCACATACATCAATGCACCCCTTGTTGGAGTCTTAGCTTACTTCAAATCACTTCAATCCCGATCAGAAATTACCCATTGA